The DNA sequence CACGAGTTCGATGACGTCATCAACGAACCGGATACGTACTGAACTCCGATGGCCTGTGCCGACGATCCAGTCGCTCTCATGCGGTTCTACTGCGATACGTGATTTCTCCGGGACGATTCCGAACGCTCATCGCTCGGCCTTCGATGATTGAACCAGATTGCCTTTCATACTCCGGTTACAAACCTCGGCTATGAACCGACGGGGATATCTCCGTTCACTTTCGGCGACAGGAATCGCGGTCACGGCGGCCGGTTGTTTGGGGTCGTTCGGCGGTGACTCGCATCCGAACGTCACGATGAGCAAACCCGACGTGAATTACGACGTTTCGAAGCTTCCGTATCCCGCGTGGAATCAGCAAATCCCCGATTTGACGATTCCGGCACCGCTCGAAGAAAAGAAAATATCGCTCCGTGATGTGAACAAACCGAGTCTCATCACGTTCATCTATACGCACTGTAAGACGATCTGTCCGGTGCTCGTCTCGACGCTCAGAAACGTCCAGACACACGCACAGCAGAACGGATACGCCTCGGACGTCGCCTTCCTGCCGATTTCGTTCGACCCGCAGCGTGACGATGCCCAACGGTTGAAGAAATATTCGAAACAGATGAACATCGATCAGTCCATCGACGACTGGCACTTCCTTCGCCCGCAGTCGAAGAAACGGGCGAAAACTATCGTCACGGACGATTTCGGCGTCCATTTCGAACGAACGAAGCAAAAATCCAAGGACAAATACATGTTCACCCACTCGGCGCTCGTCCTACTGGCCAACGAGAAGGGCTACGTCGAGCGCTCGTACCGTGGACAGAGTCCGCCGCAGAAACAGATCATCGACGATCTCGAAAAAGTTCGAGGATGAACCGACGTCGTCTCCTCACCGGAATCGCCGGACTCGGCATTACCGGCGGCAGTGCGTGGATCGCGCTGAACGGCCTTTCGGGTGACGACGGCGGATT is a window from the Haladaptatus sp. R4 genome containing:
- a CDS encoding SCO family protein, translating into MNRRGYLRSLSATGIAVTAAGCLGSFGGDSHPNVTMSKPDVNYDVSKLPYPAWNQQIPDLTIPAPLEEKKISLRDVNKPSLITFIYTHCKTICPVLVSTLRNVQTHAQQNGYASDVAFLPISFDPQRDDAQRLKKYSKQMNIDQSIDDWHFLRPQSKKRAKTIVTDDFGVHFERTKQKSKDKYMFTHSALVLLANEKGYVERSYRGQSPPQKQIIDDLEKVRG